A genome region from Panicum virgatum strain AP13 chromosome 4K, P.virgatum_v5, whole genome shotgun sequence includes the following:
- the LOC120703966 gene encoding ABC transporter G family member 36-like isoform X3 gives MPILNGISGIIKPQRMTLLLGPPGSGKTTLLLALAGRIGNDLKVSGNVTYNGHGMDDFVPQRTAAYVSQHDLHIGEMTVRETLAFSARCQGVGYLYDLLCDLLRREKEANIKPDADLDAFMKAAALGGQEANVVVEYMLKMLGLEVCADTMVGDEMFRGISGGQRKRVTAGEILVGSARALFMDEISNGLDSSTTFQIMSSLRQAIHILGGTAVISLLQPAPETYNLFDDVMLLSDGQIVYHGHREDVLDFFESMGFRCPDRKGVADFLQEVTSKKDQKQYWAHHDLPYRYISVKEFAESFCSFRVGQAMENEIAVPFDKSMSHPSALVASKYGVTTKELLKANIDREILLMKRNSFFYMFRVVQLILLSVIEMTLFFHTEMHRDSVANGGIYMGALFFTTLMIIFNGFSELTLTILKLPIFFKQRDLLFYPAWTYTVPSWILKIPITFLEVGGSVFITYYAIGFDPDVVRLFKQYLLFLAANQMAASLFRFIAGAARNMIVAYVFGSFAILVVMLLGGFVISRDNINKWWIWGYWTSPMMYAQNAVSVNEFLGQSWQKVLPGSTEPLGVLILKSRGIFPEAKWYWIGFGALLGFTLIFNSLFTLCLTYLKSYGPSYPSVSEETLKEKNANLTGVAVDVSLHKGTGLGSTCQSSESACQATGSYNETKLRSVDANSMPAQRGMVLPFVPLSLTFDSIRYSVDIPQEMRTKVLEDKLEILKGVSGSFRPGVLTALMGISGAGKTTLMDVLAGRKTAGYIKGSISISGYPKKQETFSRVSGYCEQDDIHSPQVTVHESLLFSAWLRLPGDVNSKTRKMFIEEVMELVELTPVRDALVGLPGVNGLSNDQRKRLTIAVELVANPSIIFMDEPTSGLDARAAAIVMRTVRNTVDTDRTVVCTIHQPSMDIFESFDEQGGEEIYFGPLGHHSSEMIKYFEEIEGVAKIKDGYNPATWMLEMTTVSQEFVLGVDFSEIYKNSELYQRNKSLIHELSTPPPGSSDLHFPTTHSRSFFTQFLACLWKQNLSYWRNAQYNTVRFFFTVIKALIFGTIFWGLGSKREKPQDLFNTMGSMYAAVLTIGVLNAASVQPVVSVERTAFYRERAAGMYSAFPYAFGQTVLQVLIELPYTLVQTCIYGTIVYAMMGFKWTVTKFFWYIFFMYFTLLYFVFCGMMVIGMTQNHTVASIVSAGFHATWNLFSGFLIPLTKIPIWWRWYYWLCPVAWSLYGMVVSQYGDDVDTPLFDGVSNTTVAKFVSDYFGFKYSHLGVAAVVVVAFGLLFALLFGLAIMKLNFQRK, from the exons ATGCCAATTCTTAATGGCATCAGTGGTATCATCAAGCCTCAGAG GATGACTCTGCTGCTAGGCCCACCAGGGTCAGGGAAGACCACACTGTTGCTTGCTTTGGCTGGGAGGATTGGCAATGATCTTAAG GTTTCAGGAAATGTCACTTATAATGGGCATGGAATGGATGATTTTGTACCCCAGCGGACGGCTGCCTATGTAAGCCAGCATGATCTTCACATAGGGGAGATGACTGTGCGGGAAACACTGGCCTTCTCTGCAAGGTGCCAAGGAGTTGGATATTTATATG ATTTATTGTGTGACTTGTTAAGGCGAGAGAAAGAGGCGAACATTAAGCCTGATGCTGACCTTGATGCTTTTATGAAA GCAGCTGCATTGGGAGGGCAAGAAGCCAATGTGGTGGTAGAGTACATGCTTAAG ATGTTAGGACTGGAGGTATGCGCAGACACAATGGTTGGGGATGAGATGTTCAGGGGCATATCCGGAGGACAAAGGAAACGTGTTACTGCAG GTGAGATATTGGTTGGCTCAGCAAGAGCActattcatggatgagatctcCAATGGGCTCGATAGCTCCACGACGTTCCAGATTATGAGCTCCCTCAGACAGGCCATCCACATCCTTGGCGGCACGGCGGTCATCTCCTTGCTGCAGCCTGCACCTGAGACATACAACTTGTTTGATGACGTCATGCTCCTCTCGGATGGACAGATTGTGTATCATGGGCACCGTGAGGATGTTCTTGATTTTTTTGAGTCCATGGGGTTCAGATGCCCTGACAGGAAAGGTGTTGCTGACTTCTTGCAAGAA GTAACATCAAAGAAAGATCAGAAACAGTACTGGGCTCACCATGACCTGCCCTATCGTTACATATCAGTGAAGGAATTTGCAGAGTCATTTTGCTCGTTCCGTGTTGGTCAGGCCATGGAAAATGAGATTGCTGTGCCATTCGACAAGAGCATGAGCCACCCGTCAGCTTTGGTAGCTTCAAAGTACGGTGTAACTACAAAAGAGCTTCTGAAAGCCAATATCGACCGGGAAATTCTGCTGATGAAGAGGAACTCATTTTTCTACATGTTCAGAGTTGTACAG CTCATATTGTTGTCGGTCATTGAGATGACACTCTTCTTCCATACGGAAATGCACCGCGATTCTGTGGCGAATGGAGGCATTTACATGGGTGCACTCTTCTTCACAACGCTCATGATCATATTCAATGGCTTCTCTGAGCTTACCCTAACCATTTTAAAGCTACCTATTTTCTTCAAGCAAAGGGATCTCCTCTTCTATCCTGCTTGGACTTACACTGTACCATCATGGATTCTCAAGATCCCAATCACATTCCTTGAGGTTGGTGGGTCTGTTTTCATAACGTACTATGCCATTGGATTTGACCCAGATGTAGTCAG GCTTTTCAAGCAATATCTGCTTTTCTTAGCAGCTAACCAGATGGCAGCTTCGCTCTTCCGTTTCATTGCTGGAGCAGCAAGAAACATGATAGTTGCATATGTCTTCGGATCATTTGCAATTTTAGTCGTTATGCTTTTGGGTGGATTTGTTATTTCTAGAG ATAACATAAACAAATGGTGGATTTGGGGATACTGGACCTCTCCAATGATGTATGCACAGAATGCTGTGTCGGTGAATGAGTTCTTGGGACAAAGCTGGCAGAAGGTCTTGCCAGGCTCGACTGAGCCCCTTGGTGTGCTTATCCTCAAGTCCCGTGGAATATTTCCAGAAGCCAAGTGGTACTGGATTGGCTTTGGTGCATTACTTGGATTCACACTTATCTTCAACTCTCTATTCACGCTCTGTCTTACATACCTCAAGT CATATGGGCCATCGTATCCATCAGTATCAGAAGAGACGCTGAAGGAGAAGAATGCAAATTTGACTGGTGTGGCTGTAGATGTATCATTACATAAAGGGACGGGACTTGGAAGTACTTGCCAGTCATCTGAAAGTGCTTGTCAGGCAACAGGCAGCTACAATGAAACAAAATTGCGAAGTGTCGATGCCAATTCTATGCCTGCTCAAAGAGGGATGGTTCTCCCCTTTGTCCCACTCTCACTAACTTTTGACAGTATCAGATACTCTGTCGACATTCCACAG GAAATGAGAACGAAAGTTCTAGAAGATAAATTGGAGATCCTAAAGGGTGTTAGTGGGTCTTTCAGACCAGGAGTACTGACTGCCCTGATGGGCATCAGTGGTGCTGGTAAGACAACTCTGATGGATGTTCTGGCAGGAAGAAAGACCGCTGGGTACATCAAGGGAAGTATCAGCATTTCTGGATATCCAAAAAAACAGGAAACATTTTCTCGTGTGTCAGGATACTGTGAACAAGATGATATCCACTCTCCACAGGTTACGGTGCACGAGTCGCTGCTTTTTTCCGCATGGCTCCGACTGCCAGGGGACGTTAATTCAAAGACAAGAAAG ATGTTTATTGAGGAGGTGATGGAGCTTGTGGAGCTCACGCCAGTGAGAGATGCTCTGGTTGGATTGCCTGGAGTAAATGGCCTGTCGAATGACCAGAGGAAGAGGTTGACAATTGCTGTGGAGCTTGTCGCAAACCCTTCTATCATTTTCATGGACGAGCCAACATCAGGACTTGATGCTCGCGCAGCGGCAATTGTGATGAGGACAGTGAGGAACACTGTCGATACTGATCGAACAGTCGTCTGCACAATCCATCAGCCAAGCATGGACATATTCGAATCTTTTGATGAG CAAGGTGGAGAAGAGATCTATTTTGGTCCACTAGGCCATCATTCCTCAGAAATGATCAAGTATTTCGAG GAAATTGAAGGAGTTGCCAAAATCAAAGATGGCTATAATCCAGCGACCTGGATGCTGGAAATGACAACAGTTTCACAAGAATTTGTGCTAGGTGTTGATTTCAGTGAAATATACAAGAACTCTGAACTCTACCA GAGGAACAAATCCTTGATACATGAACTGAGTACTCCGCCACCAGGTTCAAGCGACCTCCACTTCCCGACCACACACTCGCGGTCATTCTTCACACAATTCCTGGCTTGCCTATGGAAGCAAAATCTGTCCTACTGGAGGAACGCACAGTACAACACTGTCAGGTTTTTCTTCACCGTCATTAAAGCTCTAATCTTCGGCACCATATTCTGGGGCCTCGGCTCCAAAAG GGAGAAACCGCAAGACCTGTTCAACACCATGGGGTCCATGTATGCTGCTGTTCTAACCATAGGCGTGCTCAACGCGGCATCAGTTCAGCCAGTGGTTTCAGTGGAGCGAACGGCCTTCTACCGGGAAAGAGCTGCTGGCATGTACTCAGCTTTCCCGTATGCGTTTGGTCAG ACTGTACTGCAGGTTTTGATTGAGCTGCCTTACACGCTGGTTCAGACCTGCATATATGGAACCATAGTGTATGCCATGATGGGGTTCAAGTGGACAGTTACTAAATTCTTCTGGTATATCTTCTTTATGTACTTCACGCTGCTGTACTTCGTATTCTGTGGCATGATGGTGATTGGGATGACACAGAACCACACCGTAGCTTCCATTGTATCCGCAGGGTTCCACGCCACATGGAACCTCTTCTCCGGTTTTTTGATCCCCCTAACG AAAATCCCTATCTGGTGGAGATGGTACTACTGGCTCTGCCCTGTTGCGTGGAGCTTGTACGGGATGGTTGTGTCACAGTACGGTGACGACGTCGACACTCCGCTCTTTGATGGTGTCAGCAACACCACCGTGGCCAAATTTGTCAGCGACTACTTTGGATTTAAGTATAGCCACCTGGGAGTGGCGGCCGTGGTGGTTGTGGCGTTCGGGCTCCTCTTTGCACTGCTGTTCGGTCTTGCCATAATGAAGCTGAATTTCCAAAGGAAATGA
- the LOC120703966 gene encoding ABC transporter G family member 36-like isoform X1, with product MPILNGISGIIKPQRMTLLLGPPGSGKTTLLLALAGRIGNDLKVSGNVTYNGHGMDDFVPQRTAAYVSQHDLHIGEMTVRETLAFSARCQGVGYLYDLLCDLLRREKEANIKPDADLDAFMKAAALGGQEANVVVEYMLKMLGLEVCADTMVGDEMFRGISGGQRKRVTAGEILVGSARALFMDEISNGLDSSTTFQIMSSLRQAIHILGGTAVISLLQPAPETYNLFDDVMLLSDGQIVYHGHREDVLDFFESMGFRCPDRKGVADFLQEVTSKKDQKQYWAHHDLPYRYISVKEFAESFCSFRVGQAMENEIAVPFDKSMSHPSALVASKYGVTTKELLKANIDREILLMKRNSFFYMFRVVQLILLSVIEMTLFFHTEMHRDSVANGGIYMGALFFTTLMIIFNGFSELTLTILKLPIFFKQRDLLFYPAWTYTVPSWILKIPITFLEVGGSVFITYYAIGFDPDVVRLFKQYLLFLAANQMAASLFRFIAGAARNMIVAYVFGSFAILVVMLLGGFVISRDNINKWWIWGYWTSPMMYAQNAVSVNEFLGQSWQKVLPGSTEPLGVLILKSRGIFPEAKWYWIGFGALLGFTLIFNSLFTLCLTYLKSYGPSYPSVSEETLKEKNANLTGVAVDVSLHKGTGLGSTCQSSESACQATGSYNETKLRSVDANSMPAQRGMVLPFVPLSLTFDSIRYSVDIPQEMRTKVLEDKLEILKGVSGSFRPGVLTALMGISGAGKTTLMDVLAGRKTAGYIKGSISISGYPKKQETFSRVSGYCEQDDIHSPQVTVHESLLFSAWLRLPGDVNSKTRKMFIEEVMELVELTPVRDALVGLPGVNGLSNDQRKRLTIAVELVANPSIIFMDEPTSGLDARAAAIVMRTVRNTVDTDRTVVCTIHQPSMDIFESFDELLLLKQGGEEIYFGPLGHHSSEMIKYFEEIEGVAKIKDGYNPATWMLEMTTVSQEFVLGVDFSEIYKNSELYQRNKSLIHELSTPPPGSSDLHFPTTHSRSFFTQFLACLWKQNLSYWRNAQYNTVRFFFTVIKALIFGTIFWGLGSKREKPQDLFNTMGSMYAAVLTIGVLNAASVQPVVSVERTAFYRERAAGMYSAFPYAFGQTVLQVLIELPYTLVQTCIYGTIVYAMMGFKWTVTKFFWYIFFMYFTLLYFVFCGMMVIGMTQNHTVASIVSAGFHATWNLFSGFLIPLTKIPIWWRWYYWLCPVAWSLYGMVVSQYGDDVDTPLFDGVSNTTVAKFVSDYFGFKYSHLGVAAVVVVAFGLLFALLFGLAIMKLNFQRK from the exons ATGCCAATTCTTAATGGCATCAGTGGTATCATCAAGCCTCAGAG GATGACTCTGCTGCTAGGCCCACCAGGGTCAGGGAAGACCACACTGTTGCTTGCTTTGGCTGGGAGGATTGGCAATGATCTTAAG GTTTCAGGAAATGTCACTTATAATGGGCATGGAATGGATGATTTTGTACCCCAGCGGACGGCTGCCTATGTAAGCCAGCATGATCTTCACATAGGGGAGATGACTGTGCGGGAAACACTGGCCTTCTCTGCAAGGTGCCAAGGAGTTGGATATTTATATG ATTTATTGTGTGACTTGTTAAGGCGAGAGAAAGAGGCGAACATTAAGCCTGATGCTGACCTTGATGCTTTTATGAAA GCAGCTGCATTGGGAGGGCAAGAAGCCAATGTGGTGGTAGAGTACATGCTTAAG ATGTTAGGACTGGAGGTATGCGCAGACACAATGGTTGGGGATGAGATGTTCAGGGGCATATCCGGAGGACAAAGGAAACGTGTTACTGCAG GTGAGATATTGGTTGGCTCAGCAAGAGCActattcatggatgagatctcCAATGGGCTCGATAGCTCCACGACGTTCCAGATTATGAGCTCCCTCAGACAGGCCATCCACATCCTTGGCGGCACGGCGGTCATCTCCTTGCTGCAGCCTGCACCTGAGACATACAACTTGTTTGATGACGTCATGCTCCTCTCGGATGGACAGATTGTGTATCATGGGCACCGTGAGGATGTTCTTGATTTTTTTGAGTCCATGGGGTTCAGATGCCCTGACAGGAAAGGTGTTGCTGACTTCTTGCAAGAA GTAACATCAAAGAAAGATCAGAAACAGTACTGGGCTCACCATGACCTGCCCTATCGTTACATATCAGTGAAGGAATTTGCAGAGTCATTTTGCTCGTTCCGTGTTGGTCAGGCCATGGAAAATGAGATTGCTGTGCCATTCGACAAGAGCATGAGCCACCCGTCAGCTTTGGTAGCTTCAAAGTACGGTGTAACTACAAAAGAGCTTCTGAAAGCCAATATCGACCGGGAAATTCTGCTGATGAAGAGGAACTCATTTTTCTACATGTTCAGAGTTGTACAG CTCATATTGTTGTCGGTCATTGAGATGACACTCTTCTTCCATACGGAAATGCACCGCGATTCTGTGGCGAATGGAGGCATTTACATGGGTGCACTCTTCTTCACAACGCTCATGATCATATTCAATGGCTTCTCTGAGCTTACCCTAACCATTTTAAAGCTACCTATTTTCTTCAAGCAAAGGGATCTCCTCTTCTATCCTGCTTGGACTTACACTGTACCATCATGGATTCTCAAGATCCCAATCACATTCCTTGAGGTTGGTGGGTCTGTTTTCATAACGTACTATGCCATTGGATTTGACCCAGATGTAGTCAG GCTTTTCAAGCAATATCTGCTTTTCTTAGCAGCTAACCAGATGGCAGCTTCGCTCTTCCGTTTCATTGCTGGAGCAGCAAGAAACATGATAGTTGCATATGTCTTCGGATCATTTGCAATTTTAGTCGTTATGCTTTTGGGTGGATTTGTTATTTCTAGAG ATAACATAAACAAATGGTGGATTTGGGGATACTGGACCTCTCCAATGATGTATGCACAGAATGCTGTGTCGGTGAATGAGTTCTTGGGACAAAGCTGGCAGAAGGTCTTGCCAGGCTCGACTGAGCCCCTTGGTGTGCTTATCCTCAAGTCCCGTGGAATATTTCCAGAAGCCAAGTGGTACTGGATTGGCTTTGGTGCATTACTTGGATTCACACTTATCTTCAACTCTCTATTCACGCTCTGTCTTACATACCTCAAGT CATATGGGCCATCGTATCCATCAGTATCAGAAGAGACGCTGAAGGAGAAGAATGCAAATTTGACTGGTGTGGCTGTAGATGTATCATTACATAAAGGGACGGGACTTGGAAGTACTTGCCAGTCATCTGAAAGTGCTTGTCAGGCAACAGGCAGCTACAATGAAACAAAATTGCGAAGTGTCGATGCCAATTCTATGCCTGCTCAAAGAGGGATGGTTCTCCCCTTTGTCCCACTCTCACTAACTTTTGACAGTATCAGATACTCTGTCGACATTCCACAG GAAATGAGAACGAAAGTTCTAGAAGATAAATTGGAGATCCTAAAGGGTGTTAGTGGGTCTTTCAGACCAGGAGTACTGACTGCCCTGATGGGCATCAGTGGTGCTGGTAAGACAACTCTGATGGATGTTCTGGCAGGAAGAAAGACCGCTGGGTACATCAAGGGAAGTATCAGCATTTCTGGATATCCAAAAAAACAGGAAACATTTTCTCGTGTGTCAGGATACTGTGAACAAGATGATATCCACTCTCCACAGGTTACGGTGCACGAGTCGCTGCTTTTTTCCGCATGGCTCCGACTGCCAGGGGACGTTAATTCAAAGACAAGAAAG ATGTTTATTGAGGAGGTGATGGAGCTTGTGGAGCTCACGCCAGTGAGAGATGCTCTGGTTGGATTGCCTGGAGTAAATGGCCTGTCGAATGACCAGAGGAAGAGGTTGACAATTGCTGTGGAGCTTGTCGCAAACCCTTCTATCATTTTCATGGACGAGCCAACATCAGGACTTGATGCTCGCGCAGCGGCAATTGTGATGAGGACAGTGAGGAACACTGTCGATACTGATCGAACAGTCGTCTGCACAATCCATCAGCCAAGCATGGACATATTCGAATCTTTTGATGAG CTTTTACTATTGAAGCAAGGTGGAGAAGAGATCTATTTTGGTCCACTAGGCCATCATTCCTCAGAAATGATCAAGTATTTCGAG GAAATTGAAGGAGTTGCCAAAATCAAAGATGGCTATAATCCAGCGACCTGGATGCTGGAAATGACAACAGTTTCACAAGAATTTGTGCTAGGTGTTGATTTCAGTGAAATATACAAGAACTCTGAACTCTACCA GAGGAACAAATCCTTGATACATGAACTGAGTACTCCGCCACCAGGTTCAAGCGACCTCCACTTCCCGACCACACACTCGCGGTCATTCTTCACACAATTCCTGGCTTGCCTATGGAAGCAAAATCTGTCCTACTGGAGGAACGCACAGTACAACACTGTCAGGTTTTTCTTCACCGTCATTAAAGCTCTAATCTTCGGCACCATATTCTGGGGCCTCGGCTCCAAAAG GGAGAAACCGCAAGACCTGTTCAACACCATGGGGTCCATGTATGCTGCTGTTCTAACCATAGGCGTGCTCAACGCGGCATCAGTTCAGCCAGTGGTTTCAGTGGAGCGAACGGCCTTCTACCGGGAAAGAGCTGCTGGCATGTACTCAGCTTTCCCGTATGCGTTTGGTCAG ACTGTACTGCAGGTTTTGATTGAGCTGCCTTACACGCTGGTTCAGACCTGCATATATGGAACCATAGTGTATGCCATGATGGGGTTCAAGTGGACAGTTACTAAATTCTTCTGGTATATCTTCTTTATGTACTTCACGCTGCTGTACTTCGTATTCTGTGGCATGATGGTGATTGGGATGACACAGAACCACACCGTAGCTTCCATTGTATCCGCAGGGTTCCACGCCACATGGAACCTCTTCTCCGGTTTTTTGATCCCCCTAACG AAAATCCCTATCTGGTGGAGATGGTACTACTGGCTCTGCCCTGTTGCGTGGAGCTTGTACGGGATGGTTGTGTCACAGTACGGTGACGACGTCGACACTCCGCTCTTTGATGGTGTCAGCAACACCACCGTGGCCAAATTTGTCAGCGACTACTTTGGATTTAAGTATAGCCACCTGGGAGTGGCGGCCGTGGTGGTTGTGGCGTTCGGGCTCCTCTTTGCACTGCTGTTCGGTCTTGCCATAATGAAGCTGAATTTCCAAAGGAAATGA